One Brevibacillus choshinensis genomic window carries:
- the frr gene encoding ribosome recycling factor, whose translation MAQNVIKDMEDRMNKAIANLKRDLSTLRAGRANPAMLDRVMVDYYGTPTPISQLANVSVPEPRMLTIQPWDKTALKEIDRALQQSDLGISPSNDGVIIRLIIPPLTEERRKDLVKLAGKSGEETKVAIRNIRRDANDEIKKLEKAATISEDESRRHQETVQKTTDKFIAEVDKVVKDKEKDILEV comes from the coding sequence ATGGCACAAAACGTGATTAAAGACATGGAAGATCGCATGAATAAAGCGATCGCCAATTTGAAAAGAGACCTGTCCACTCTGCGTGCAGGTCGTGCAAACCCAGCCATGCTGGATCGCGTGATGGTTGATTACTACGGTACGCCTACACCCATTAGCCAATTGGCAAACGTAAGCGTTCCCGAACCACGCATGCTGACCATTCAACCATGGGACAAAACGGCACTGAAAGAGATTGACCGTGCTCTGCAGCAATCCGATTTGGGAATTTCGCCGAGCAATGATGGCGTAATCATTCGCTTGATCATTCCACCGCTCACAGAAGAGCGCCGCAAGGATCTGGTGAAGCTGGCAGGTAAGAGCGGGGAAGAAACAAAAGTAGCGATCCGCAACATTCGCCGCGATGCAAACGACGAAATTAAAAAGCTGGAGAAAGCAGCTACGATTTCGGAAGATGAGTCTCGCCGTCATCAAGAGACCGTGCAAAAGACTACGGATAAATTCATCGCAGAAGTCGACAAAGTCGTGAAAGACAAAGAGAAAGACATCTTGGAAGTGTAA
- the pyrH gene encoding UMP kinase has translation MPLPAYKRVVLKLSGEALAGDLGYGIDPKVIFSVANQIKEIVELGVQVAVVVGGGNIWRGLSGSSKGMDRATADYMGMLATVMNSLALQDGLEQVNVPTRVQTSIEMRQVAEPYIRRRAIRHLEKMRVVIFAAGTGNPYFSTDTTAALRAAEIEAEVILMAKNKVDGVYSADPSLDPSAEKYDRLTFLEVLNKGLGVMDSTASSLCMDNNIPLIVFNISEEGNIRRAVMGDKIGTLVKGE, from the coding sequence ATGCCACTTCCTGCCTATAAACGGGTTGTGTTAAAGTTGAGTGGGGAAGCACTGGCGGGGGATTTGGGGTATGGGATTGACCCAAAGGTAATTTTCTCCGTCGCTAACCAGATCAAGGAAATCGTAGAATTGGGAGTACAAGTCGCAGTAGTCGTCGGAGGAGGAAACATCTGGCGCGGACTTTCCGGCAGCTCCAAAGGAATGGATCGGGCAACTGCCGATTACATGGGCATGCTGGCCACCGTGATGAACTCACTCGCCTTGCAGGATGGATTGGAGCAAGTGAACGTCCCGACTCGCGTTCAAACATCCATCGAGATGAGACAAGTGGCTGAACCATACATACGCCGACGGGCGATTCGTCATTTGGAAAAAATGCGTGTCGTCATCTTTGCTGCTGGTACTGGAAACCCCTATTTCTCTACGGATACGACGGCAGCATTGCGTGCAGCTGAGATCGAAGCAGAAGTGATTCTCATGGCGAAGAACAAAGTAGACGGTGTGTATTCTGCTGATCCAAGCCTGGATCCATCGGCGGAAAAATACGATCGTTTGACTTTCCTGGAAGTCCTGAACAAAGGATTGGGAGTCATGGACTCAACCGCATCGAGCCTGTGCATGGACAACAATATTCCACTGATCGTCTTTAACATTTCCGAAGAAGGCAATATTCGCCGGGCAGTGATGGGCGACAAGATCGGTACTCTAGTGAAGGGGGAATAA
- the tsf gene encoding translation elongation factor Ts — protein MAISAQTVKELRERTGAGMMDCKRALEETNGDMEKAIDLLRERGIAKAAKKSGRIAAEGLTATAVAGNVAAVVEVNCETDFVAKIPEFQTLVKDIAEHVVSQRPATVEEALEQPFKGAGETLAHVINEKISTIGENISFRRFFLSEKSDSGVFGAYLHMGGRIGVLVTLEGTQNETLAKDLGMHAAASNPRFANREEVSADEIEREREVLKNQALAEGKPANIVEKMVEGRLSKFFEEYVLVEQPFVKDPDKKVSALLKEAGATLKEFARFQVGEGIEKKQEDFAAEVMAQVNKQ, from the coding sequence ATGGCAATTAGTGCACAAACCGTTAAAGAACTGCGTGAGCGTACAGGTGCAGGTATGATGGATTGCAAACGCGCGCTGGAAGAAACAAACGGCGACATGGAAAAAGCAATTGACTTGCTCCGTGAACGCGGTATCGCGAAAGCGGCGAAAAAATCCGGCCGTATCGCAGCAGAAGGTCTGACTGCAACTGCGGTTGCTGGCAACGTAGCAGCTGTAGTAGAAGTAAACTGCGAGACAGACTTCGTAGCGAAAATCCCTGAGTTCCAAACACTGGTGAAAGACATTGCTGAGCACGTAGTATCCCAGCGTCCTGCAACTGTTGAAGAAGCACTGGAGCAACCTTTCAAAGGTGCTGGCGAGACTCTGGCTCACGTAATCAACGAGAAAATCTCCACCATCGGTGAAAACATCTCCTTCCGTCGTTTCTTCCTTTCCGAGAAATCCGACAGCGGCGTATTCGGTGCTTACCTGCACATGGGTGGACGCATCGGCGTACTGGTTACTCTGGAAGGCACTCAAAACGAAACCTTGGCAAAAGACCTCGGCATGCACGCTGCAGCGTCGAACCCACGCTTTGCAAACCGTGAAGAGGTTTCCGCAGACGAGATCGAACGCGAGCGCGAGGTTCTGAAAAACCAAGCACTGGCTGAAGGCAAACCTGCTAACATCGTTGAGAAAATGGTGGAAGGCCGTCTCTCCAAGTTCTTCGAAGAGTACGTACTGGTTGAACAGCCATTCGTTAAAGATCCAGACAAGAAAGTATCTGCTCTGCTGAAAGAAGCAGGTGCTACCTTGAAAGAATTCGCTCGTTTCCAAGTGGGCGAAGGTATCGAGAAAAAGCAAGAAGACTTCGCTGCTGAAGTTATGGCGCAAGTAAATAAGCAATAA
- the rpsB gene encoding 30S ribosomal protein S2: MAVISMKQLLEAGVHFGHQTRRWNPKMARYIFTERNGIYIIDLQKTVKKVEEAYNFVRELAQNGGKVLFVGTKKQAQESVKEEAERTGHYFINQRWLGGTLTNFTTIKKRTSRLAELKRMEQDGTFEVLPKKEVIVLRKEMDRLEKFLGGIAHMDQLPDALFVIDPRKERIAVAEARKLGIPIVAIVDTNCDPDEIDYVIPGNDDAIRAVKLLTAKMADALQEGNQGGEQATTTA; encoded by the coding sequence ATGGCAGTAATTTCGATGAAACAACTCCTCGAGGCTGGTGTTCACTTTGGTCACCAAACTCGTCGTTGGAACCCGAAAATGGCTCGCTATATCTTCACCGAACGTAACGGAATCTACATTATCGACCTGCAAAAAACCGTGAAAAAAGTTGAGGAAGCGTACAACTTCGTACGTGAACTCGCTCAAAACGGCGGTAAAGTGCTCTTCGTTGGTACGAAGAAACAAGCACAAGAATCCGTAAAAGAAGAAGCAGAACGCACAGGTCACTACTTCATCAACCAACGTTGGTTGGGTGGTACCTTGACAAACTTCACTACCATCAAAAAACGTACTTCTCGCTTGGCTGAGCTGAAGCGTATGGAACAAGATGGCACTTTCGAAGTATTGCCGAAGAAAGAAGTAATCGTTCTTCGCAAAGAAATGGATCGCCTGGAGAAATTCCTCGGCGGTATCGCTCACATGGATCAACTGCCGGACGCTCTGTTCGTCATCGATCCACGCAAAGAGCGCATCGCTGTTGCAGAAGCTCGCAAACTGGGTATCCCAATCGTTGCAATCGTAGATACTAACTGCGATCCAGACGAGATCGATTATGTGATCCCAGGTAACGACGATGCAATTCGCGCTGTAAAACTGCTGACTGCTAAAATGGCAGATGCCCTGCAAGAAGGCAACCAAGGCGGAGAGCAAGCCACAACAACTGCGTAA
- a CDS encoding DNA polymerase III subunit gamma/tau, with translation MHKRELLLGFGAGLIVAASITGWFFGKQVPSGARALSSDEIKSAAQELQMVVLTKEEYEQWQQEKKVNVKPAPLPPKAPATPALEQTTQPQTPVTKQAETPKKPIAENEVSTSQPAQTVASATPHPVQSPAAPAIQAPEIQKQVSFTVPYKATAQGVAKQLVDAGILPANNKFVDELRNQDKLDRIRVGTYQISTPATETEIVKLITTPPKK, from the coding sequence ATGCATAAACGGGAGCTGTTGCTAGGTTTTGGAGCTGGATTGATCGTCGCCGCTTCAATCACAGGATGGTTTTTTGGCAAACAGGTGCCTTCTGGAGCGAGGGCTCTATCTTCTGATGAGATCAAGAGTGCTGCCCAGGAACTGCAGATGGTCGTTTTGACAAAAGAGGAATACGAGCAGTGGCAGCAGGAAAAGAAAGTGAACGTAAAGCCTGCCCCCCTGCCGCCCAAAGCGCCAGCGACACCTGCCCTGGAGCAGACCACACAGCCACAGACACCGGTCACCAAGCAAGCGGAGACTCCAAAGAAGCCGATCGCAGAGAACGAGGTAAGCACGTCGCAGCCTGCGCAGACGGTAGCATCGGCGACACCGCACCCTGTACAGAGTCCAGCCGCGCCGGCGATACAAGCACCTGAGATACAAAAGCAGGTGTCTTTTACCGTACCCTATAAAGCAACAGCCCAGGGAGTGGCTAAACAGCTCGTGGATGCGGGGATCTTGCCTGCGAACAACAAGTTTGTCGACGAGCTGCGCAATCAAGACAAGCTGGATAGGATCCGCGTAGGTACCTATCAAATTTCTACCCCAGCTACAGAAACGGAAATCGTCAAATTGATCACGACACCGCCTAAGAAATGA
- a CDS encoding DUF6115 domain-containing protein, producing the protein MDVVYLSLIGVGFLSMAVALFIKTKPSGDSGTMLPTHRTTDKAEMEKILQQMSRQIKQEKDWMQKQLDQSHEELVMEIKHLRQRLEQLEHGKAAQLATVERESIQQAEALQMPVAKDEDVLVLRERYRRAFELRQEGLSLDEIAKRLGAGRGEIDLIFALAAKNERGMADA; encoded by the coding sequence ATGGACGTAGTGTATCTCAGCTTGATCGGTGTAGGATTCCTCAGCATGGCAGTCGCTTTGTTCATCAAGACAAAGCCGTCTGGTGATTCCGGCACGATGTTACCGACACATCGCACCACGGACAAGGCAGAAATGGAAAAAATCCTGCAGCAGATGAGCCGGCAAATAAAGCAAGAAAAAGACTGGATGCAAAAACAGCTCGACCAGTCCCACGAAGAACTCGTAATGGAAATCAAGCATTTGCGACAGCGATTGGAGCAATTGGAGCACGGAAAAGCTGCACAGCTGGCAACAGTGGAACGTGAAAGCATACAGCAAGCGGAAGCTCTCCAGATGCCTGTAGCCAAAGACGAAGACGTGCTGGTATTGCGTGAGAGGTACCGTAGAGCCTTTGAATTGCGCCAGGAAGGTCTTTCCCTCGATGAAATCGCCAAGCGACTGGGAGCGGGGCGTGGGGAGATCGACCTGATCTTTGCGTTGGCGGCAAAGAATGAAAGAGGTATGGCAGATGCATAA
- a CDS encoding DUF342 domain-containing protein, producing MEGIGKYRLEVKVTADKLEAGILLRVDEEDLDALLLREEDIYKELHKQRVTFGILDNVVKDLCALPRKYANAQATIAVGIQPVPGKDGFIEYPYLETVKDEEGPKELEDGRVDYYNVTAIPNVAKGQLLARRIPADQGKPGTAVTGEPIAPKAGKEAIIKPGKNVVHNAERTMIYAAIDGQVSFTDQDKMNVFPVFEVNGDVDFGVGNIDFVGTVVIRGNVLNGFRVKASGDIRVLGSVEGAELHADGSIEIKSGIVAQDKGSIVAGQNIRTSFIQNANVTAGNQVIVSQSIMFSSVRAGKQIICKGAKGIIIGGVLQAGEKIAARVFGNTSATPTVLEVGVKPELRQELVQIQKELQIVYENLRKTDQGLNVMNQILQTSGELPADKRMLQIKLTNTRLVLEKECKTLEARKKDVEAELKGDSPAAIEASHVMYPGIKMTFGKLVHFIKHEYARTRFVVMDGEVTTATLI from the coding sequence TTGGAAGGGATCGGGAAATATCGATTAGAGGTAAAAGTAACTGCAGACAAATTGGAAGCGGGGATCCTACTTCGAGTAGATGAGGAGGATCTCGATGCCCTTTTACTCAGAGAAGAGGACATTTATAAGGAACTACATAAACAGAGGGTTACGTTTGGCATCTTGGACAATGTAGTGAAAGACTTGTGCGCCCTGCCGAGAAAGTACGCCAATGCACAAGCGACCATCGCCGTTGGAATCCAGCCTGTGCCAGGAAAGGACGGCTTCATCGAGTATCCGTATCTGGAAACGGTAAAAGATGAGGAAGGTCCTAAGGAATTGGAAGATGGTCGAGTTGACTATTACAATGTGACGGCGATTCCCAATGTAGCCAAAGGGCAGCTGCTGGCTCGAAGAATTCCTGCCGATCAAGGCAAACCGGGTACTGCTGTTACCGGAGAGCCCATCGCTCCCAAGGCCGGCAAAGAAGCCATTATCAAGCCTGGTAAAAACGTGGTCCACAATGCGGAGCGAACGATGATTTACGCTGCGATCGATGGACAAGTATCATTCACGGATCAGGATAAAATGAACGTCTTCCCTGTTTTTGAAGTGAATGGAGACGTTGACTTTGGAGTTGGCAACATCGATTTTGTGGGAACGGTGGTCATTCGCGGGAACGTTCTGAACGGTTTTCGGGTAAAAGCATCCGGAGACATTCGTGTATTAGGGAGTGTCGAGGGTGCAGAGCTGCACGCTGACGGTTCCATCGAAATCAAAAGCGGCATCGTTGCTCAAGACAAAGGTTCAATTGTAGCGGGTCAAAACATTCGCACTTCCTTCATTCAAAATGCAAACGTAACTGCGGGGAATCAAGTAATCGTTTCCCAAAGCATCATGTTTTCTTCCGTTCGTGCAGGAAAGCAGATCATTTGCAAAGGTGCGAAAGGCATTATCATTGGCGGGGTTCTGCAGGCAGGGGAAAAGATCGCTGCACGCGTATTCGGAAACACGAGTGCAACACCCACGGTTTTAGAAGTAGGTGTGAAGCCTGAACTGCGGCAAGAATTGGTTCAAATCCAGAAAGAATTGCAAATCGTGTACGAAAATTTGCGCAAGACAGACCAAGGTCTGAATGTGATGAATCAAATTTTGCAGACGAGCGGGGAGCTGCCAGCTGATAAGCGAATGCTGCAAATCAAGCTGACCAATACACGATTGGTATTGGAAAAAGAATGCAAGACGCTGGAGGCACGCAAGAAAGATGTGGAAGCAGAATTGAAAGGCGACAGTCCAGCTGCAATCGAGGCCAGTCACGTCATGTATCCGGGTATCAAAATGACGTTTGGCAAGCTTGTTCACTTCATTAAACATGAGTATGCGAGAACGCGATTCGTCGTGATGGATGGCGAAGTCACCACCGCTACGCTCATCTAA
- a CDS encoding FliA/WhiG family RNA polymerase sigma factor, whose product MARLTIQEKAKEFDKWVMWKQEGSREAEIDLITRFLPLVDKVANRLAINLPANVDKDDLISYGRFGLLDALAKFDHTRGLQFETYAMWRIRGAMIDGLRENDWIPRTVRDKAKKIEEAYTTLEQQMLRMPTDLEVAEYLGISEKDLQQVFYETSLATMVSIDEAVGEEDEQKTARHSYIVDELTPRPENVAEVSSLKEVLVTVIDKLPEKERLVVSLFYFEEMTLSEIAEIMSLSPSRISQLHSKALFRLRSALSRWKSQLM is encoded by the coding sequence GTGGCACGGCTAACCATACAAGAGAAAGCAAAAGAATTCGATAAATGGGTCATGTGGAAGCAAGAGGGCAGTAGGGAGGCAGAGATCGATCTCATCACACGGTTCTTGCCGCTTGTGGATAAAGTGGCCAACCGTTTGGCGATCAATTTACCTGCCAACGTGGACAAGGATGACTTGATCAGCTATGGCCGCTTTGGTCTGCTGGACGCATTGGCCAAGTTTGACCACACACGCGGATTGCAGTTTGAGACGTACGCAATGTGGCGGATACGTGGTGCTATGATCGACGGTTTGCGTGAAAATGACTGGATCCCTCGAACGGTTCGTGACAAGGCCAAAAAAATCGAAGAAGCATACACAACATTGGAACAGCAGATGCTGCGAATGCCCACCGATCTGGAAGTTGCGGAGTACTTGGGAATTAGCGAGAAAGACCTACAACAAGTGTTTTATGAGACTTCTCTAGCGACGATGGTATCCATTGACGAAGCTGTCGGTGAGGAAGATGAACAGAAAACGGCACGACATTCGTACATTGTCGATGAATTGACCCCGCGTCCGGAAAATGTGGCAGAGGTTTCGAGCCTGAAGGAAGTGCTGGTCACCGTCATTGACAAGCTCCCCGAGAAAGAAAGGCTTGTCGTTTCCCTGTTTTATTTTGAAGAGATGACCTTATCCGAAATTGCTGAAATCATGAGCCTGTCACCTTCACGCATTTCCCAGCTCCATTCCAAGGCTCTATTCCGACTTCGTTCTGCGTTGTCCAGATGGAAGTCACAATTAATGTAG
- a CDS encoding chemotaxis protein CheD, with product MEIIKIGMADLGVAKPPSRLRTTGLGSCVGVVLYDSIHKIAGMAHVMLPESSLAKGGELTVGKYADTAIPSLINQMEQAGASTRHMVAKLAGGAQMFAFLGNNDTMRIGPRNVEACKMALKDAQIKIVAEDTGGNCGRTIEMDATNGVLQIRTVNQGVKEV from the coding sequence ATGGAGATTATTAAGATAGGTATGGCCGATCTCGGTGTGGCAAAACCCCCGAGCCGACTGCGGACGACAGGCCTTGGCTCTTGCGTAGGAGTGGTTCTCTACGACAGTATTCACAAAATTGCTGGAATGGCTCATGTCATGCTACCAGAATCATCTCTGGCAAAGGGCGGGGAACTGACAGTAGGGAAGTATGCGGACACGGCTATTCCTTCTCTGATCAATCAGATGGAACAAGCGGGTGCTTCCACCCGACATATGGTGGCGAAATTGGCTGGCGGTGCACAAATGTTTGCCTTCCTCGGTAACAATGATACGATGCGGATCGGCCCGAGGAATGTAGAAGCTTGCAAAATGGCTTTGAAGGACGCTCAGATAAAAATAGTGGCCGAAGATACAGGGGGTAACTGTGGTCGGACGATAGAAATGGATGCCACAAACGGCGTGCTTCAAATCCGTACGGTAAATCAAGGTGTGAAGGAAGTATAG
- a CDS encoding chemotaxis protein CheC, whose amino-acid sequence MGYFTKFGDFQFDVLREIGNIGAGHAATALSKLMQKEIDMKVPQVSIIPFDEVADCVGGAETVVVTVFLRVEGDCPGNMFFILDMESAKHLLQQITGIEKDVYEWEELEISALHEIGNILTGSYLSSLADFTQLNLQPSVPALAVDMAGAILSYGLIALGQAGDFALTIDTAFFEGNDQVKGNFFLIPDPDSLPILFRSLGVPFDGDY is encoded by the coding sequence ATGGGCTACTTTACGAAGTTTGGGGATTTCCAGTTTGACGTACTGCGTGAAATCGGAAACATAGGCGCGGGGCATGCAGCCACCGCCCTCTCTAAACTCATGCAAAAAGAAATCGATATGAAAGTGCCGCAGGTAAGCATCATCCCGTTTGATGAAGTAGCGGATTGCGTAGGCGGAGCTGAGACAGTTGTCGTGACAGTCTTTCTCCGTGTCGAAGGGGATTGTCCGGGAAACATGTTCTTTATTCTCGATATGGAGTCGGCCAAGCATTTGCTGCAGCAAATCACGGGGATCGAAAAGGATGTGTACGAATGGGAGGAGCTCGAGATATCGGCATTGCACGAGATCGGGAATATCTTGACGGGCTCTTACCTATCATCGCTTGCAGATTTTACCCAGTTGAATTTGCAGCCTTCTGTCCCAGCTCTGGCGGTAGACATGGCAGGGGCGATTCTCAGCTACGGCTTGATTGCGCTTGGGCAGGCAGGCGATTTCGCACTCACGATCGATACCGCATTCTTTGAGGGGAACGACCAAGTGAAAGGGAACTTTTTCTTGATTCCCGATCCTGATTCACTCCCCATTCTATTTCGTTCACTAGGAGTTCCTTTCGATGGAGATTATTAA
- a CDS encoding chemotaxis protein CheW: MLEHKEIVGEVKVIVFRLKDEEYGVEVNQVKSIEKLEHITRVPRTPKFVKGVINLRGVVTPIIDLRNRFELEESVYSESTRIIIVAVGELEVGLIVDAANDVIDIPVDAIEPPPEVVGGVEAAYLRGVAKLDKRLLILLNLDKVLSNEEIKQLDAIEG, translated from the coding sequence ATGCTCGAGCACAAGGAAATTGTAGGCGAAGTGAAAGTGATTGTCTTTCGTTTAAAGGATGAAGAGTACGGAGTCGAAGTCAACCAGGTTAAGTCGATCGAAAAACTGGAGCACATCACTCGTGTTCCACGGACGCCAAAGTTTGTAAAGGGGGTCATCAACCTCCGAGGCGTAGTCACGCCGATCATCGACCTGCGCAACCGCTTTGAATTGGAAGAAAGCGTCTATTCTGAGTCTACCCGGATCATTATTGTGGCTGTGGGAGAGCTGGAAGTGGGCTTGATTGTAGACGCAGCAAATGACGTGATTGACATCCCGGTGGATGCGATCGAACCTCCTCCAGAGGTAGTGGGAGGAGTCGAGGCAGCCTATCTGCGGGGCGTTGCCAAGCTGGACAAGCGGCTTTTGATTCTCCTGAACCTCGATAAAGTGCTTAGTAACGAAGAGATCAAGCAATTGGACGCAATTGAGGGGTAA
- a CDS encoding chemotaxis protein CheA has protein sequence MDMNQYLDMFIEESKEHLQAINANLLLLENDPSNITHVKEIFRSAHTLKGMSATMGFEDMASLTHEAENVLDLIRNQKLTINSDIMDVIFHSVDLIEGMVIDITEGGDGSADVSIPVKKLRAIVAGEYSAEMEVAATAVLEEEVPAAAEKQAVAHENELDDYALMVLKQSKELGNHLMWIKVTLNENCLLKAARGYMVFDQLESLGEVIKTKPSVEDIENERFDTSFEIAYVTMQTEEKIRNTILNISEIQEVKIDPINLKEASTPAPVSAPLVETAAEAQKAPEAQPTAPRKQAAGGKTIRVDIDRLDILMNLFSELVIDRGRLEQLAREIGKSELQETVEHMSRISGDLQNIILTMRMVPVEQVFNRFPRMIRDLQKDLNKKVNLEIIGAETELDRTVIDEIGDPLNHLLRNSLDHGIESPADRKKAGKPEEGTIVLRAFHSGNHVFIEVKDDGAGINKDRVLKKAIERGIVNPANADSMSDKQIHELLFAAGFSTAEVISDISGRGVGLDVVKSKIESLGGSVTVDSVRGQGTTFLIQLPLTLSIISAMLVQVQNEKYAVPLSSIIETAVFKKDQIMMAHRQKVIDFRGRVVPLVSLQDIFQVPAADSATDEDEVAVIIVRKGEKMAGLVVDYFIGQQEIVLKSLGKYLVNVFAISGATILGDGQVALIIDCNALIK, from the coding sequence ATGGATATGAATCAATATTTGGACATGTTTATCGAAGAGTCGAAAGAACATTTGCAAGCAATCAATGCAAATTTGCTCCTGTTGGAAAATGATCCAAGCAACATTACGCATGTAAAGGAAATTTTTCGCTCTGCTCACACCCTCAAAGGGATGTCAGCGACCATGGGCTTTGAAGACATGGCAAGCCTGACGCATGAAGCAGAAAACGTATTGGACCTCATTCGCAATCAAAAGCTGACGATTAACAGCGACATCATGGACGTCATCTTCCATAGTGTCGATTTGATCGAAGGAATGGTGATCGACATTACGGAAGGTGGAGATGGTTCTGCCGACGTATCGATCCCCGTCAAAAAGCTGCGCGCGATTGTAGCGGGCGAATACAGCGCAGAAATGGAAGTAGCTGCGACCGCTGTGCTGGAAGAAGAAGTTCCTGCAGCAGCAGAGAAGCAGGCAGTTGCCCACGAGAATGAGCTGGACGATTACGCCCTGATGGTACTGAAACAATCCAAAGAGCTAGGCAATCACTTGATGTGGATCAAGGTCACCTTGAATGAAAATTGCTTGCTGAAAGCGGCTCGTGGTTACATGGTCTTCGATCAATTGGAATCGCTGGGTGAAGTCATCAAAACGAAGCCATCGGTGGAGGACATCGAAAATGAACGCTTCGATACTTCGTTTGAAATTGCGTACGTCACCATGCAGACGGAAGAAAAAATCCGAAATACGATTCTAAACATTTCCGAGATCCAGGAAGTGAAAATTGATCCGATCAATCTGAAGGAAGCTTCGACGCCTGCTCCGGTTTCCGCTCCTTTGGTGGAGACGGCTGCTGAAGCCCAAAAAGCTCCTGAAGCTCAGCCAACAGCACCACGGAAACAAGCGGCTGGCGGAAAAACGATACGGGTAGATATCGATCGTCTGGATATTCTGATGAATCTGTTCAGCGAATTGGTGATCGACCGCGGACGACTCGAGCAGCTGGCCAGAGAAATCGGCAAAAGCGAACTGCAAGAAACCGTCGAACACATGAGCCGCATCAGCGGAGATCTGCAAAACATCATTTTGACCATGCGAATGGTTCCGGTCGAACAAGTATTCAACCGCTTCCCGCGCATGATTCGTGACTTGCAAAAAGACTTGAACAAGAAAGTCAACCTCGAGATCATCGGGGCGGAGACCGAGCTGGATCGCACGGTGATCGATGAAATCGGAGATCCACTGAATCACTTGCTGCGCAATTCTCTCGACCACGGGATCGAGTCTCCGGCAGACAGGAAGAAGGCAGGCAAGCCTGAGGAAGGTACGATCGTTCTGCGTGCTTTCCATAGTGGAAACCACGTCTTCATCGAAGTGAAAGACGATGGTGCAGGAATCAATAAGGACCGGGTGCTGAAAAAGGCGATCGAACGAGGGATTGTCAACCCGGCGAACGCGGACAGCATGAGCGACAAGCAAATCCATGAATTGCTTTTTGCTGCGGGCTTCAGCACTGCGGAAGTCATCTCAGACATCTCCGGTCGAGGAGTTGGCCTCGATGTCGTGAAGTCCAAAATCGAATCACTCGGCGGCAGCGTAACCGTAGACTCTGTGAGAGGTCAAGGAACGACATTCCTGATTCAGCTTCCTCTTACTCTGTCGATTATTTCCGCGATGCTGGTACAAGTGCAAAACGAAAAATATGCGGTACCGCTGAGCTCGATCATCGAGACAGCCGTTTTCAAAAAGGATCAGATCATGATGGCTCACCGCCAAAAGGTGATCGACTTCAGAGGGCGTGTTGTACCGCTCGTATCTCTCCAGGACATCTTCCAAGTGCCGGCTGCTGATTCTGCAACGGATGAAGATGAAGTGGCAGTAATCATCGTCCGTAAAGGAGAGAAGATGGCTGGACTGGTCGTCGATTACTTCATCGGACAACAGGAAATCGTCTTGAAATCCCTAGGCAAGTATCTCGTTAATGTATTCGCCATCTCCGGTGCAACGATCCTGGGAGACGGCCAAGTAGCACTCATTATCGATTGCAATGCACTGATCAAGTAA